Proteins from a single region of Desulfolutivibrio sulfoxidireducens:
- a CDS encoding PocR ligand-binding domain-containing protein, whose product MPLLIVAMVLSLLFPDFSPAESFPRVVILDSYHQGDAWSDDEVLGVQEALRTVHPKLVPSIERLDAKRFPDQTDLARQQRFLAEKYRDQPVDVVIALDDPALTMLVDADPPVFPGARVVFSGINDPSLVTRAVQMGYTGVFEALDAVGTLNLILRLLPSTKGIYVVSDHTQSGLASRMEVKRAMPVFADRLRADYAPEVPMGQLLTLVAQLPADTVILLLSYATDAAGAVYPRDESTHLLSVASPVPVFAVQETRFGHGSVGGSLISGRADGVQAGEMALRVLAGEDPATVPVRESRPRTLFDYEQMDRFGIDEDRLPPGSTVINRPASVYARYRGWIVGGMALLALQTVLIVVLWEQVRRSRRAERALRASEAKYQGYVDNAPMGVIVLDRDGRYLEANPAACLLAGRDAREILGTSFPDRLAPRSRSMVMKHLAVLREEGHAEGDIEIETLTGPRRWFFFSGVFIGQDRYLLFVSDITEKRQAQENVRAINAGLETKLLALTQPMGDTSSLRLADIFDLAEVQRLQDAFSQAAGVASMITDADGTPLTRPSNFCRLCEKIIRGTPKGRANCKRSDALLGAMAQNGPCVRPCLSGGLLDGGTCIRVGDRVVANWLVGQVLDESADMAGMMAYAREIGADEEAFRQALAEAPRMPRARFEAICQALYVIAGQLSKMAVQNVQQARFITERKAAEDNLLAAKTAAEAANRSKSEFLANMSHEIRTPLNGLLGMLQLLHGMPLGGEQMEYVEAALRAGRRLTGLLSDILDLARVESGKLTLAQEPFDVAMAVKNVVDVLASAWRDRGLSLVWEIDASVPGRLIGDEVRIRQILVNLLGNAIKFTPAGEVRLDAWAVPRVEPERVTLVVCVSDTGIGIAEAKIDSIFESFTQVEGTYTREYQGAGLGLAIVKRLVELMDGSLLVESRPGQGTTVSFALPLAVPSPQEAASHPPPDAPPQGGTFASGARILLVEDDAINRFAARGLLRKMGLTVIEAENGRECLRILERGGVDAVLMDIQMPEMDGVEAARAIREREKRLGLPRLPLVALTAYAMAEERERFLASGFDDHLAKPVDSQSLAQALGRRLGRRLGAA is encoded by the coding sequence ATGCCACTTTTGATCGTGGCCATGGTCTTGTCGCTTCTTTTTCCGGATTTTTCCCCAGCCGAATCCTTTCCCCGGGTGGTCATCCTGGATTCCTACCACCAGGGAGACGCCTGGTCCGACGACGAGGTCCTGGGGGTCCAGGAGGCCCTGCGCACGGTCCACCCAAAGCTCGTGCCCTCCATCGAACGCCTTGATGCCAAGCGTTTTCCGGACCAGACCGATCTGGCCCGGCAACAGCGCTTTCTGGCCGAGAAATACCGCGATCAGCCGGTGGACGTGGTCATCGCCTTGGACGATCCGGCTCTCACGATGCTGGTTGACGCCGATCCCCCGGTTTTTCCCGGCGCACGCGTGGTGTTTTCCGGAATCAATGATCCTTCCCTGGTGACCCGGGCGGTTCAGATGGGGTATACTGGAGTGTTCGAGGCCTTGGACGCGGTGGGCACCCTGAACCTGATCCTGCGGCTGTTGCCCTCTACAAAGGGGATCTATGTGGTTTCGGATCACACCCAAAGCGGTCTGGCCTCGCGCATGGAGGTGAAGCGGGCCATGCCGGTCTTCGCGGACAGACTGCGGGCGGACTATGCCCCGGAGGTCCCCATGGGGCAGTTGCTGACGCTGGTCGCGCAACTGCCCGCTGACACGGTGATCCTGCTTCTCAGCTACGCCACGGATGCCGCCGGGGCGGTATATCCCCGGGATGAAAGCACGCATCTTCTCTCCGTCGCCAGCCCTGTGCCGGTTTTCGCGGTCCAGGAAACCCGTTTCGGTCACGGCAGCGTGGGCGGCAGCCTGATTTCCGGCCGCGCCGACGGCGTCCAGGCCGGGGAGATGGCGCTTCGCGTGCTCGCCGGCGAGGACCCGGCGACCGTTCCGGTCCGGGAAAGCCGACCCCGGACGCTTTTCGATTACGAACAGATGGATCGTTTCGGGATCGACGAGGACCGGCTTCCTCCCGGAAGTACGGTGATCAACCGGCCGGCCTCGGTGTATGCCCGGTACAGGGGATGGATCGTGGGCGGCATGGCGCTTCTGGCCCTGCAAACCGTGCTTATCGTGGTCCTATGGGAACAGGTCAGGCGTTCGCGTCGGGCGGAACGGGCCCTGCGGGCCAGCGAGGCCAAATATCAGGGCTATGTGGACAACGCGCCCATGGGGGTGATCGTCCTCGACAGGGACGGCCGATACCTGGAGGCGAATCCGGCGGCCTGCCTCTTGGCCGGCAGGGATGCCCGGGAAATTCTGGGAACGTCGTTTCCGGACAGGCTGGCCCCCCGGTCCAGGTCCATGGTCATGAAGCATTTGGCCGTCCTGCGGGAGGAGGGCCACGCCGAGGGGGACATCGAGATCGAGACGTTGACCGGGCCACGCCGGTGGTTTTTCTTCAGCGGCGTTTTCATCGGCCAGGATCGGTACCTGCTCTTCGTCTCCGACATCACGGAGAAGCGGCAGGCCCAGGAGAATGTCAGGGCCATCAACGCCGGCCTGGAGACCAAGCTTCTGGCCCTGACCCAGCCCATGGGCGATACCTCCAGCCTGCGTCTGGCGGATATTTTCGACCTGGCCGAGGTGCAGCGGCTCCAGGACGCCTTTTCCCAGGCGGCCGGGGTGGCCTCGATGATCACCGATGCGGACGGCACGCCCCTGACCCGGCCGAGCAACTTCTGCCGCCTGTGCGAAAAGATCATCCGGGGCACGCCAAAGGGGCGCGCCAACTGCAAGCGGTCGGACGCCCTTTTGGGGGCCATGGCCCAGAATGGCCCCTGCGTGCGGCCATGTCTCTCGGGAGGGCTTCTGGACGGGGGGACGTGCATCCGGGTGGGGGATCGGGTGGTGGCCAACTGGCTGGTGGGACAGGTTCTGGACGAATCGGCGGACATGGCGGGCATGATGGCCTACGCCCGGGAGATCGGGGCTGACGAGGAAGCCTTCCGCCAGGCCCTGGCCGAGGCGCCGCGCATGCCCCGGGCGCGTTTCGAGGCCATCTGCCAGGCCCTTTACGTGATCGCCGGGCAGCTTTCCAAGATGGCCGTGCAAAACGTGCAGCAGGCCCGGTTCATCACCGAGCGCAAGGCCGCCGAGGACAACCTCCTGGCGGCCAAGACCGCCGCCGAGGCGGCCAACAGGTCCAAATCGGAGTTTCTGGCCAACATGAGCCATGAGATCAGGACCCCGCTCAATGGACTTCTGGGGATGTTGCAGCTTCTGCACGGCATGCCCCTTGGCGGCGAGCAGATGGAGTATGTGGAAGCCGCCTTGCGCGCGGGCAGGCGTCTGACCGGGCTTTTATCCGACATCCTGGATCTGGCCCGGGTGGAGTCGGGGAAGCTGACCCTGGCTCAGGAACCCTTTGACGTGGCCATGGCGGTGAAAAATGTGGTGGACGTTTTGGCGTCGGCCTGGCGGGACAGGGGATTGTCCCTGGTCTGGGAAATCGACGCCTCGGTCCCCGGGCGCCTGATCGGCGACGAGGTGCGCATCCGTCAGATCCTCGTTAATCTGTTGGGAAACGCCATCAAGTTCACCCCGGCCGGGGAGGTGCGGCTCGATGCCTGGGCCGTGCCTCGGGTGGAGCCGGAAAGAGTCACCCTGGTGGTGTGCGTGTCGGATACGGGCATCGGCATCGCCGAGGCCAAGATCGACTCCATTTTCGAGTCCTTCACCCAGGTGGAGGGCACCTACACCCGCGAATACCAAGGGGCCGGCCTGGGGTTGGCCATCGTCAAGCGGCTGGTGGAGCTCATGGACGGGTCGCTTCTGGTGGAGAGCCGGCCGGGCCAGGGAACCACGGTCTCCTTCGCCCTGCCCCTGGCCGTGCCGTCGCCGCAAGAGGCCGCATCCCACCCGCCCCCGGACGCGCCTCCCCAGGGGGGGACATTCGCCTCGGGGGCGCGAATCCTTCTGGTCGAGGACGACGCCATCAACCGCTTCGCCGCGCGCGGGCTGTTGCGCAAGATGGGACTTACGGTCATCGAGGCCGAAAACGGCCGGGAATGCCTGCGCATCCTGGAGCGGGGCGGGGTGGACGCGGTGCTCATGGATATCCAGATGCCGGAAATGGACGGGGTGGAGGCGGCCAGGGCCATTCGGGAGCGCGAGAAACGCCTGGGCCTGCCCCGGCTCCCCCTGGTGGCCCTGACGGCCTATGCCATGGCCGAGGAGCGGGAGCGTTTTCTGGCCTCGGGATTCGACGATCATCTGGCAAAGCCCGTGGATTCGCAGTCCCTGGCCCAGGCTCTTGGCAGGCGCCTGGGCCGGAGGCTCGGCGCGGCATGA
- the greA gene encoding transcription elongation factor GreA yields the protein MENIPISVQGYRKLESELERLKRERPEVIQAIKEAREEGDLSENAGYDAARERQGLLEARINYIESRMARANVIDLDTLSGTRIIYGATVELEDMDTGDMKKYTLLGPDEADPIKGSISILSPVGQALLGKEEGDDIVVDAPRGKINYEIIAVDFLGSAGLRL from the coding sequence ATGGAAAACATACCCATCTCCGTCCAAGGCTACAGGAAGCTCGAAAGCGAACTGGAACGGCTCAAACGCGAACGCCCCGAGGTCATCCAGGCCATCAAGGAGGCCAGGGAGGAAGGCGACCTCAGCGAAAACGCGGGGTACGACGCGGCCCGGGAACGCCAGGGACTGCTCGAGGCGCGCATCAACTATATCGAATCACGCATGGCCCGGGCCAACGTCATCGACCTGGACACCCTCAGCGGCACCCGGATCATCTACGGAGCCACAGTGGAACTCGAGGACATGGATACCGGGGACATGAAAAAATACACCCTGCTCGGGCCCGACGAGGCCGATCCGATCAAGGGCAGCATCTCCATCCTTTCGCCCGTGGGCCAGGCCCTGCTCGGCAAGGAGGAGGGGGACGACATCGTGGTGGACGCGCCGCGCGGCAAGATCAACTACGAGATCATCGCCGTGGATTTCCTGGGCTCGGCCGGACTGCGTCTCTAA